The following nucleotide sequence is from Aedes aegypti strain LVP_AGWG chromosome 3, AaegL5.0 Primary Assembly, whole genome shotgun sequence.
GAACAGAAATAAATCGACTAGATTATTCTGTGTCGTGTTGTCGTTTATGCTCAAGTAGGTACTCTTTCCAGCTATCCTTAGATTGCAATCGATTggcggagattttttttcttctttctgcaTGATTTTATCGTATAACATTGACATTCTACTTGTTCGTCGACGACAGCACAAGTGCAATGTTCCATAAATCGATGAAGCCAATACAACACGACAAACGGATTGGAGTACAATCGTCCAAATGAGATTCTAATAAGATTTCATTCAATAAAAAGTGGATGGATCATGTGAAAGAACGAGCACCGTTGACAGATAGATTTTACGTGACCAACAACTCGATTGTTCTTGGAAAATTGGtatcataattttgatataagtaagattgatttgaattggatttttttataccacagacaaacagacgtaacactctaattattttcatcgtacagcagaatagcgcccaattctaatatttggtagttggccgacgaGCCACTCGAGGCGCTCGCATCACTTTGTTacagtttgacgtttgctcactaccgccacctagttcacggttggccaaatgagaagattccaagattccaagattccaagattccaagattccaagattccaagattccaagattccaagattccaagattccaagattccaagattccaagattccaagattccaagattccaagattccaagattccaagattccaagattccaagattccaagattccagaATTccagattccaagattccaagattccaagatcaagattccaagattccaagattccaagattccaagattccaagattccaagattccaagattccaagattccaagattccaagattccaagattccaagattccaagattccaagattccaagattccaagattccaaattccaaaattcccaattaaattccaagattccaagattccaaattccaagattccaagattccaagattccaagattccaagatccaagattccaagattccaagattccaagattccaagattccaagattccaagattcccaagattccaagattccaagattccaagattccaagattccaaagattccaagattccaagattccaaagattccaagattccaagattccaagattccaagattccaagattccaagattccaagattccaagattccaagattccagatccaagattccaagattccaagattccaagattccaagattccaagattccaagattccaagattccaagattccaagattccaagattcccaagattccaagattccaagattcctaagattccaagattccaagattctaagattccaagattccaagattccaagattccaagattccaagattccaagattccaagattccaagattccaagattccaagattctgagaggaagcttttcaagattCTGATAGGAAgcatttcaagcttctgaaaggaaagcttctgagaggaagcttttcaagcttctgagaggaagctttcaagcttctgagaggaagcttttcaagcttctgagaggaagcttttcaagcttgtgagaggaagcttttcaagcttgtgagaggaagcttttcaagcttgtgagaggaagcttttcaaacttctgagaggaagcttttcaagcttctgagaggaagcttttcaagcttctgagaggcagcttttcaagcttctgagaggaagcttttcaagcttctgagaggaagcttttcaagcttctgagaggaagcttttcaagcttctgagaggaagcttttcaagcttctgagaggaagcttttcaagcttctgagaggaagcttttcaagcttctgagaggaagctttcaagcttctgagaggcagcttttcaagcttctgagaggaagcttttcaagcttctgagaggaagcttttcaagcttctgagaggaagcttttcaagcttctgagaggaagcttttcaagcttctgagaggaagcttttcaagcttctgagaggaagcttttcaagcttctgagaggaagcttttcaagcttctgagaggaagcttttcaagcttctgagaggaagcttttcaagcttctgagaggaagcttttcaagcttctgagaggaagcttttcaagcttctgagaggaagcttttcaagcttctgagaggaagcttttcaagcttctgagaggaagcttttcaagcttctgagaggaagcttttcaagcttctgagaggaagcttttcaagcttctgagaggaagcttttcaagcttctgagagaagctttcaagcttctgagaggaagcttttcaagcttctgagaggaagcttttcaagcttctgagaggaagcttttcaagctttgaaggaagcttttcaagcttctgagaggaagcttttcaaacttctgagaggaagcttttcaagcttttgaGAGAAAGCTTTTaaacttctgagagaaacttttcaaatttttgagaggaaagcttttcaagcttctgagaggaagcttttcaagctatTGAGAGGACTTTCAAGCTTgatctgagaggaagcttttcaagcttctgagaggaagcttttcaagcttctgagaggaagcttttcaagcttctgagaggaagcttttcaagcttctgagaggaagcttttcaagcttctgagaggaagctttttcaagcttctgagaggaagcttttcaagcttctgagaggaagcttttcaagcttctgagaggaagcttttcaagcttctgagaggaagcttttcaagcttctgagaggaagcttttcaagcttctgagaggagctttcaagcttctgagaggcagcttttcaagcttctgagaggaagcttttcaagcttctgagaggaagcttttcaagcttctgagaggaagcttttcaagcttctgagaggaagcttttcaagcttctgagaggaagcttttcaagcttttgagaggaagctcttcaagcttctgagaggaagctttcaagcttctgagaggaagcttttcaagcttctgagaggaagcttttcaagcttctgagaggaagcttttcaagcttctgagaggaagcttttcaagcttctgagaggaagcttttcaagcttctgagaggaagcttttcaagcttctgagaggaagcttttcaagcttctgagaggaagcttttcaagcttctgagaggaagcttttcaagcttctgagaggaagcttttcaagcttctgagaggaagcttttcaagcttctgagaggaagcttttcaagcttctgagaggaagcttttcaagcttctgagaggaagcttttcaagcttctgagaggaagcttttcaagcttctgagaggaagcttttcaagcttctgagaggaagcttttcaagctctgagaggaagcttttcaagcttctgagaggaagcttttcaagcttctgagaggaagcttttcaagcttctgagaggaagcttttcaagcttctgagaggaagcttttcaagcttctgagaggaagcttttcaagcttctgagaggaaagcttttcaagctttctgagaggaagcttttcaagctttggggaagctcttcagcttctgagaggaagcttttcaagcttctgagaggaagcttttcaagcttctgagaggaagcttttcaagcttctgagaggaagcttttcaagcttctgagaggaagattttcaagcttctgagaggaagcttttcaagcttctgagaggaagcttttcaagcttctgagaggaagcttttcaagcttctgagaagaagcttttcaagcttttttgaggaagctcttcaagcttttgagaagaagcttttcaagctcctGTGAAGAAGTTTATCAAGCTTTTGAGAGGaagattttcaagcttctgagaggcagcttttcaagcttctgagaggaagctttcaagcttctgagaggaagcttttcaagcttctgagaggaagcttttcaagcttctgagaggaagcttttcaagcttctgagaggcagcttttcaagcttctgagaggaagcttttcaagcttctgagaggaagcttttcaagcttctgagaggtagcttttcaagcttctgagaggaagcttttcaagcttctgagaggaagcttttcaagcttctgagaggaagcttttcaagcttttgagaggaagctcttcaagcttctgagaggaagcttttcaagcttctgagaggaagcttttcaagcttctgagaggaagcttttcaagcttctgagaggaagcttttcaagcttctgagaggaagcttttcaagcttctgagaggaagctttacAAACTTCTGACAGggagcttttcaagcttctgagaagaagcttttcaagcttttttgaggaagctcttcaagcttttgagaagaagcttttcaagctcctGTGAAGAAGTGTATCAAGCTTTTGAGAGGaagattttcaagcttctgagaggaagctcttcaagcttctgagaggaagcttttcaagcttctgagaggaagcttttcaagcttctgagaggaagcttttcaagcttctgagaggaagcttttcaagcttctgagaggaagcttttcaagcttctgagaggaagcttttcaagcttctgagaggaagcttttcaagcttctgagaggaagcttttcaagcttctgagaggaagcttttcaagcttctgagaggaagcttttcaagcttctgagaggaagcttttcaagcttttgagagaaagctttttaagcttctgagaggaaacttttcaaacttttgagaggaagcttttcaagcttctgagaggaagcttttcaagctatTGAGAGGAAGCTTattaagcttctgagaggaagcttattaagcttctgagaggaagcttttcaagcttctgagaggaagcttttcaagcttctgagagaaagcttttcaagcttctgagaggaagctttacAAACTTCTGACAGggagcttttcaagcttctgagaagaagcttttcaagctttttgaggaagctcttcaagcttttgagaagaagcttttcaagctcctGTGAAGAAGTTTATCAAGCTTTTGAGAGGaagattttcaagcttctgagaggaagctcttcaagcttctgagaggaagcttttcaagcttctgagaggaagcttttcaagcttctgagaggaagcttttcaagcttctgagaggaagcttttcaagcttctgagaggaagcttttcaagcttctgagaggaagcttttcaagcttctgagaggaagcttttcaagcttctgagaggaagcttttcaagcttctgagaggaagcttttcaagcttctgagaggaagcttttcaagcttctgagaggaagcttttcaagcttgtgagaggaagcttttcaagcttctgagaggaagcttttcaagcttctgagaggaagcttttcaagcttctgagaggaagcttttcaagcttctgagaggaagcttttcaagcttctgagaggaagcttttcaagcttctgataggaagctcttcaagcttctgagaggaagcttttcaagcttctgagaggtagcttttcaagcttctgagaggaagcttttcaagcttctgagaggaagctttttaagcttctgagaggaagcttttcaaacttctgagaggaagcttttcaagcttttgagagaaagctttttaagcttctgagaggaaacttttcaaacttttgagaggaagcttttcaagcttctgagaggaagcttttcaagctatTGAGAGGAAGCTTattaagcttctgagaggaagcttttcaagcttctgagaggaagcttttcaagcttctgagagaaagcttttcaagcttctgagagggaGCTTTACAAACTTCTGAGAGggagcttttcaagcttctgagaagaagcttttcaagcttttttgaggaagctcttcaagcttttgagaagaagcttttcaagctcctGTGAGGAAGTTTCTCAAGCTTTTGAGAGGAAGATttacaagcttctgagaggaagcttttcaagcttctgaaaggaagttTTTCAaccttctgagaggaagcttttcaagctcctgagaggaagcttttcaagcttttgagaggaggcttttcaagcttctgagaggaagttttcaagcttttgagaggatgcttttcaagcttctgagaggaagcttttcaagcttctgaaaggaagcttttcaagcttctgagaggaagcttttcaagcttctgagattaAGCTTTTCatgcttctgaaaggaagcttttcaagcttctgagaggaagcttttcaagcttctgagattaAGCTTTTCATGCTTCTGAGATGaagtttctcaagcttctgagaggaagcagTTTAAGTTTCGGAGACGAAGCTCTTCAGGTTTggatagaaaaaatatttttaaagttccgagaagaagctttcaagcatCCAGAAAAACTTTTCAATCTTCGGAGATAAAATTCTacgaaatttgcttttcaacatTCTAagtggaagcttttcaagcttctgagataaAGTTCCTAGCCATTTTATTCATAGCCAATTCGTCTTTGGAGGCCTGAATTGCTACTGTAGaaagagtttgaattttttGGGTGGCTGTTTATCTTCAAAAAGCTGTTACTCTAAAAAGAAATCGATGAGTACGTTTCGGAACCTTCCACCAAAGAAATGAGCCTTTCCAAACTGAGCCACATGTCACTAATTGCCTCTTGACAACTCGTCAGGTGCGTTAAAGTAGGCACTGACCTCTCCAAAATTCCACTTAGGAATCAAATTCCATTTCTCATCTTTCTGGTCACAGCACAACCCATTTCCGGAATGAATTTCGACGATTTGAATCGCACTGCAGACTTTCTATTCACGGAatgtgaattggatttggagCCTTCCTTTGTCCGGCAAGCCGAAGCAGTTCGCCAGGGGGATTCAACCGTTCACTCCAACGTCGATTCGGTAAGCAAGTAGTTCCATTTTCTGCACTAAATTGCCACAATTTGTCGGTTCATTTGGCACCGGATTTTTGTCCCCAAAAAGATGGCCTCACTCCATCCCGATTTGCTATCGCTGGAACGTGATCAATCCGGGCTGGAGGGTGCGGTTCTGCTTATCGGAGAAACTTTAGCCGAACTGGAACAATCAATCACCCGGCTGGAGCGGTGCCCCCAAGAAGTGGCCTTGCCTTGGCGAACGGCTTTCAGTAATAACGGTGGCTCCTGGTGGTCACAGCAGGGAAATTTGTTCGCAGACAGAAACAGACTgtgagttttgattttcttcttGTTCGATTTTGATTGAACCGAAGGACtgctcattttataaagtgaacaCCTTgttagggttaccagacgtactctttttagagtacatgtactcttttttGTCTAAAAAATTTTTGTACTATTCTTTTTGCCAAATGGGCTAAAGTGTACTCTTTTCTAGTTATTACTGACGATCACCGAGTAAATCAAAtaatcctttgaaaaaaaaaacagatgttTCTCATAAAAAACAGGATATCCTACGATTTTcgttaaataataaataaacgaaaaaccaaatttggtactataccatttgattCCGCTAGTTtgcatcctttgacagatacgcgtatttcgacctcaaccttcagtgtcgtgtactagacccGAATTAggagtacacgacactgaagatggccttacggttgaggtcaaaatacgcgtatctgtcaaaaggatacaaactctacaCTGTAAACTTGGCATTACCCTTTAAGGTGTAAAAAGTACCCACTATTTTCTGATATAtgaagctgtcaaaataaaGGATAGTTCAAAATGTTGCATAGTGGGTAAATTTTGCCCATTTGTAAGTTCCGATGGTTTACCCTttaatgagtgaaaaaatccttaagatATTTTGGCGGATGCTGTTTTTCAGTCCGTTATGTTTCATTGTAACTGGAGTCGCATCTGGGTCGCTAATAATGCAGGAGTGTCTAGATTTTCAGGTGAGTCCAATATCGAAAAACATTATCCATCTCATTTGAAGAAACGCTGTTGTTTTTACAGAATGGATTTTAGAACCAAACAACTTCGTTGCTGTTCGTCTCTACAATCAGGAGCATTATCCAGATTGGAAACTGCGGCCAAACGCCCGAGAGCAGTACTTTTATATAGAAATTGATGTTAATATCAAGCAAAAGCAACATTTATTGATTAATAAAGTGCAAAACTGCTGTATGATTGTTTGTCctttattctttattattattattcataaattaatttcaaattgttaTTATAAGTCGTGAAACTaaaaacagagtaaaatttactctctTTCCTAACTGAATTCATTTCGAATAGtgggtaaaattcactcgttagtttgacgtacaagccgtttactctttaatgggtacaggccctttactctttttatgagttaaactagtttctcttaAAGAGGGTACTTTAGTCTTACAGTGTAGTGGAAATCAATGatgtagtactaaatttggtttttcgaTTATTTATCGGTAATCCACTAAACAACACAGAGATTTATTATCGTTATATAATAGCTGAATTGGATTGGAATAATTAGCTCAAAAATGATTAGAATGTATTCAAAAGCTCATATATCTCACTAAATATAGAAACAAGAGACTAGCGGTAATAGTTTCCTGTGCAAACAAATATTGTTCTACATTTGGTAAAGAAAATTCTTGCTAAAGTACCAACAAAATATTTGATAGACTATAATTTTGCCAAAATTTGAACGGCTATATGTGTGATATTcgtaatcataaaaaatatataaataattcaCTAATAATGCCCAGTATAGTAATCAAGCATGTTATGGGATAAGCGAatgaaatttagattaaattacgTGAAATTTACTATAAAAAAGTAAGACAAACTTAACTGTGAATGTGAGAAAATTGACTTTGAATGTGATTCTGACATTTGTTTGCATTATTATGGTGAAAAAGATGTATTtagtaaatatttccaaaatgttGGAAATTGCACTGTTTTTTGACAATTAAGTTAATGTGAGCAACGACTTAAGAtttataaaacacaaaaagtATCAAAGGAAATTAAGACAAACACGTTAGTTAAAAAtaagcattttcacaatttgaagCTTTAAGGCTAAGCGTACTCTTCAGTACTCTTTTCGAGtgttgaaaaaatgtactctttccggtgagagcaaatatggtaaccctacaCCTTGTGAACAATATTGAATATCAACTTATTAGTAGAATCGAAATCgggtttctgtacatcgttcgaccaACATTGTACGATCAtcttctttatggcattacatccccactgggacaaagcctgcttctcagcttagttttcttttgagcacttccacagtttttaactgagagctatctttgccaaagttgccattttcacatttgaccgaccgggaatcgaacccagtcattttcagcatggttttgctttgtagccgcggactctaatcactcgacTAAGGAATGCCCCaaactgaattcgatttcattaataaataaaaattatattacctaaacaaggtgtccactttataaaatgaacagcccTTAAAAACCATCGATAATTTTCTTcggacatttttcgcacgatgaCTTTCTGCTGTTCGGGCGATGACTCGGAACAAATGGGCAGCTACCGGGCGTTGCTAGAGGTAAACGCACGAATGACGGACCCGGACCGTGATTGGCCACCGGATGCCGACGTGATAAAGCAACAGATGTGCGAGCATCGACGACGGTACGAAGAGGTAAGTTTCTAATCTTTACTCTCGACCAgttaaaagtttttcatggggttCACTGCAAGAACAGCTCTCatctttttgtttcaatccaTAAAAGATCGGGACAAGACTTGAGTGCATGAAAAGGCTCGTTGTCGGAAACTAACCAACAAAATGAAAATCTTTTTAAAGCTAAATCGAAGGGAAGAGTAAGACCAAAAGATTGTAAGTCGGGAATGTACCTTGACCCTTCTCATTTATGGGTAAGGCTGGATGTAAGTGTGGCATAAGACTTAATTTTAACTATCCTTAACTATTTGAACATGACAATAACAAAAAATCGTGGTTTTCCATAGGCAGCTTATTCTGAACTAGTGTGTATTGAGGGTatgaagtttttaaaaatagtttattGTTTCCAGAAAAACGCTCAAAAGCCCGACATGCAATTTCCTCATAGTAACCACTTCGGTACACCAAGTGAAAAATCGTATCCACCGCCTACACTACGTTTTGATAGTTATTGAAACGAACGTTATTGAGCACGCTTGGCTGGATGAGGTTTTTCACGGTCACACCTATTGTGAGCACCACACACTATTACATGGGTGTAGCCAGGCTTTCTAGTTCTTATCCTGTCAGTATCCAGCTATCTATTTATTTGTTCGTCCACTGACTACGCTCATACACttttaactatttttaaaatcccTTTCCTTTTCACATCCGCACAGCACTGTCCCGTTATTGGTGTCCTTGCATGTCACGTGGAAACGCTGGCAGCCATCCAGAAACAGCTGGATGCAATCAATGACCGACTGACGGTCAATGGAAAGCTGTTTCGGGAGATTGGACTCCACGGGGATCGATGGTTGGGCGATTTTTGCTGCAATCTGCTGGAAAACTGTAAGGAGGGTAACTAGAAGCTCGGCGAGTGAATGTGGGTGAACTGTAACGGGAATGGCTGCAACTAAATTGATTGGTAGGTGTATATCAAATTCATTATTCGTGAAGCTCCAaggaaaaatattataaacaaaaaataatcgaGTACAGTGCAATCTCATGAGTTGATATTGGTCATCAATAGGGATAAGAGGGATCTGCCTAATGTTGGAGCATGGCGATGTTTAAagaaagtttgaattttgaaattgagtcacagtaggctgttttttatttgaatttatgcTGCGACATTTACTTCCCTTCATTCTGTTTTACTCGTTCTTTGAATAAAGTCGGTTGTGCATAACACTCTGGTTATAGTATTTTACTTTGTTTCTACCGTGAAATTCCGTCGGTTCcgacaggttatgggcccagcaaAGTAGCTATACAGGCCAGAGAAAACGTGAACAGTGGTTCGTGGAAGTTAAGTATTTGACGATGGACATGGATCTGAAAGCTGGTGCGGTtcgtttgaattttcaaaattatgactTGTGGAAGGAACGAACGAAACAGATCTTGATCCGGGAAGGACTTTGGCGCGTCATTGCTGATGATCTTCCTCCAAGAAATGGTCGGACTGAAGCTTGGATTGACAAAGATGAGCGAGCAGCGGCTACGATAGGATATCTGGTGGAAAACAGTCAATTGCAGCTGATCAAAAATGCTGTAACGGCACAAGAAACGTGGAACATATTACGTGAGTATCATGTTCGGCAATCGTCTGCTGGAAGAGTCGGGCTAGTAAAACGTTTGTGCAGACTGGAAATGGAAGAGGGTGGCAACGTGGAGGAGCATATGATTAGAAAGGATGCGTTATTCGATAAGTTCGCTGAAGTTGGTTGTGATATTGCGGAGGAGGTGAAGTGTAATTTCATTATGGCCAGTTTGCCAGAATCGTACGATAGTTTTGTGACGATGATTGAAGGCTACGATGGAAAACTTACAGAACGGACTGTAAAAGCAAAGCAGCTCAACGAATATTACAAACGCCAGCACAAATCTGAGATGCAGGAGGAGAAAGCAATGAAGGTAGCCGTCTTGAAGACAAGGAATGCATCCCGGAAGGAATATGACAAGGAGGACGATCGGCGCGTTTGCTTCGAATGTGGTAAACCAGGACACATAAGGAAGAACTGCTACGTTTACCTTTCCAGGTTGGCAGAACAGCAAGGAATTGTTCATGAAGCAGGAGAACCGTCAGGAAATGAAGCGAAAGTGGCTGTGCAGAGGGCCACCGATCGTTCAATATGTTTCTTGGCAACGGATAACACC
It contains:
- the LOC110679440 gene encoding uncharacterized protein LOC110679440 encodes the protein MASLHPDLLSLERDQSGLEGAVLLIGETLAELEQSITRLERCPQEVALPWRTAFSNNGGSWWSQQGNLFADRNRLYRALLEVNARMTDPDRDWPPDADVIKQQMCEHRRRYEEHCPVIGVLACHVETLAAIQKQLDAINDRLTVNGKLFREIGLHGDRWLGDFCCNLLENCKEGN